Within the Bradyrhizobium ottawaense genome, the region GATCTGGTCCTTGTGAAATTCAAGGATGGTTTTCCCGTCGCCCACGATGGCGAGAAACGCCTTGGGATCAAAAGCAGCCTGGGTACTGTTATTTGCCATTTCCGGTCTGGTCCCGCGCACTGGGACTTCTACCTTGGCCATCGATGGCCCAGGCGGTCCGGGATAAATGCCGCTGACGCGGCCTTACTTGATGCCATCCACGGTATGGATAGCGAGCCAATCCCTGTCCCTGGTTAGCGAGCGCATCGAGGCCGCAATCTGCCGGTGCTTGTTACGGGCCGGCCCAAGTGGGATCGAACGCGCGTATTTTATGATGACCCGGCGGAGTTCGTAAAGCTCAACCATCGTGTAGCGGCGCTCTTCCACGGGCAGGCGATTGGCAGAGGGCATGATGCCTTACCCTTTGGAGAGGCGGGCGTCAAAACTCTCGGTTGCCGGTGGATGCCGGAAGCGCCCCGGTGATGGACCTTTGTGCCGCATTGCAACACCATCGCGCTGGTCAAAATTGCTCACATTCCAAAATGTTATCCGGATCATTTGGGTCGGCTTTGGTATGCAGCCGTTATGTCCCGTTGGGCGGTAGTTCACGTGTGCGGGCAGACGTAAATCAGGACTGCCGGAAGCCCATGCGGAAGGCGCCCCAATGGCGGCCGCGCACGCGGATCGGCGAGGAGAGGTCCTTCATCAGTACGAAATTGCCGCCGCCCATGTCGCGCCGGTAGGTCTGCAGCAGGAACGACCTGGTGCTCGCAGCCACCTTCTTGACGGCGCGATCGCTGAACAGACGACGGTTGCGGCAGTTCGCATTGTTCCAGACCGGGTCGGCGCCTTGTGGATGACGATAGTTCGGATTGTGGGTCGGAAGATAGCCGCCCCGGGCCCAGGCGACGCAAAACACGATGCGCGGATCGTGCTTCTGAACCGGGTCCTGGATCGCGGGCAGAATGCGGTCGGTGAGGGCGGTGTAGTCGGTCAGATATTGCTTCGGGTCGGTGCCCGGTATCTCGCGATATTTCTCGTCCATCAATTGATCGACCGTGATCTCGCCGCGCTGCACGGCATCGTCGAACGCGGCCGAGATCTGCCTGGCGGTTTCGATCACGACCCGGATCAGCGGCGCATCCGACGTCTCGACGCCGCTGTCGGCGATCAGTGCGATCAGTCCCTCGGAGTTTTCGAGCAGCTTGGCGACCCGGTCATCGGCACGCCGGAGGTCGGTCGACGACAGATCGACGCTCTTGGCGAGATGGCCGAGTTCGTCGATCACGCGGTCGCAATGCGCGAGATTGGAGGTCGCCGCCTTGGTGACGCCGTCGATCTCGCGACCAACCGCGGTAAAGCCGTCCTGCACGCGGGCGATGATGCTTTGGATCCGCGCGGCGCCTTCGCCGGCGTTCTTGGCCCGAGCCGAGGCGTCGCCGCTCTCGCCGATCAGGTTGCTGACCTGGCCGTCGAGCCCGCGCACGGTATCGCCGATCAGCTGCGTCGCCTGCCGGGTCGCTTCGGCGAGATTCTTCACTTCGCTGGCGACGACCGCAAAGCCGCGTCCGGCGGCGCCGGCGCGCGCGGCCTCGATGGTCGCATTCAGGGCCAGCAGGTTGGTTTGCCGCGCAATCGCCTCGATCGATCCCGAGACTTTTGCGACCTCGGACAGAGCGGAGCCGACCGAGCCCAGCCGGTGTTCGATGCGGCCGACGGCTTCGATCAGTTCGGCGATATGCTGGACCGCGGTCTCGACGACGCTGCGCGATTGCGTGATTTCGCCGACGGCAGCGGTAGTCGCCGCCTGCACCGCCTGCGAGGCACCGGCAATGCCGTGATTGGCGGATACCATCGTCTCGGCGGTTTTCTGCAACTGGCCGAACCGATCGGATTGGCCGGAAACCCGGGAGGCTACTTCCTGCAGGTTGCCGGCGACGTCGGCGAGCTCGACGCCGAGGCCGCCGATCCGGTTGGCGAGTTGATCGACCAGCCGGTCGCTGGCCGACGGCGTCGCCGCGGCGGGATTTGGTTCTGCGGATTGAGCTGCCGGCATCACGGCATCTCCTCGGTTGAAGTCCGGGTCACAGTCTGTACGCGGTGCGGAAGGCGCCCCAATGGCGGCCCTTGACGCGGATCGGAACGTCGATCTCGCGCATCATGACGGTTTTGCCGTTGCCCATGTCGCGGGCATAGCTCTGAACCAAGTAGGCGCGCTGGTTGCGGCCTGCGGCAAGGCCCGCCGCATCGTTGAAGATGCGCCGGTTGCGGCTGTTGGCGGTGTTCCAGGTGACATCGCCCGGCCGCTGCGGGTGGGAATAGATCTTGTTGTGGACCGGCAGATAGCCGTTGCGATCGATCGTCGCGCAGAACGCCATGCGCGGATCCTTGGCCAGGCAGGCTTCCTGGAACGCCGGCAACGCACGGTCGGCCCAGTCCAGAATTTTTGTTCGGTGCTGGACCGGATTGGTGCCCGGGATTTCCACATAGTCGGTATCGAACATGTCCTCGATCGAGATCGCGCCGCTGGCGACGCCGTTCTCGAATATCCTGGTCAGCGCAACGCCGGCCTCCATGGCGCGGGTGACGAACTCGGTGTTCTCGTCGTGGATCGCCCACAGCGCGTCTTCGATCGCTTCCTTCAAGGCCACATCCGGCCGCTCGAACTGCGCCAGTACGCCGGCCTTGGTGCGCTCGCCGATGCGGATCCTGCAGGCGCCGACGTTCTGCAGCGTGGCGGCAACGGTTTCGTGTCGCGTCAGCCGTTCCGCATCCGGACCGCTGATCAGAATGCCTTCGTTCGAAATCTCGTAGACCGGTGCGGTGACGTTGCCGCGCGAGGTCGTGATTTCGATCTGCAGGCTGCAGGGCAGCTTTTCGTGCTTGCGGCGATCGGTGCCCTCGTTCTGGCGCAGCAGCACGGCGCAGCGCGACTTGAGCTTCTGCGCGAACATCGTGACGGCCTGGCCTGCCTTGGCGACGCTTTCGCCATGCGCCTCGGCTTCCTTGGTGACGTTGCCGATCTCGCTCGCGCTGTCGCCGACCGAGACGATGAAGCGCGAGGTGGAGGCGGCGTTGTCGGACATCTCGCCGGTGGTCTGGCTCTGCTCGGCCACCGCGCCGTTGACGGTCTCGAACACCGGGCGGATCGCCTCGATCGCCTGCGAAATGCGCTGCACGGCATCGGCCGAGCCGGTGGCGTCGCGCTGCAGCGCCTCGATCTTCTTGGTGATTTCCTCGGTGGCATTCTGGGTCTGTACCGCCAGCGCCTTCACCTCGGTGGCGACGACGGCGAAACCGCGGCCGGCCTCGCCCGCGCGCGCGGCCTCGATGGTGGAGTTGAGCGCCAGCAGCGTGGTTTGCCGCGCGATCTGCGCGATCAGGTTGACCACGTTGCCGATCGCGGCCGAAGATTCCCGCAAGCGTTCCACATTGGCGCTGGCTTCGCGGGCGGCAGCGCTGGCCTGGTCGGCGAGCTTGCCGGCGTCGCGCACCTGCGAACCGATACCCTCAGCCGATTGGGTGAACTTGTCGGCGACCTGCGAAAAGGTCGTGGCCGTGTTCTGCGCGGCGCTGGTGTGGCCGGTCAGCGCGTCGGTGCGTTGACGGATGGTGGAAAGGGTCGCGGCCGTCGCCTCGGCCCCGCCGGCCACCGAATTGGCGGCGCGTTCGAGCTGGCGGATCATGCCGCCGAGTTCGAGCTCCAGCAGTTCAAGGATTTCCCTGGCCGAATCGCGTTCGGCCGCGGCCGTCTCGGCCACGGCGGCGGCTACCGGAACCACCGCAGAATCGTTGGGTTCGGCGGCAGGCGCAGCCGCTTTGGGCACTCGCTTTCCGAACAAACCGAACGCCATGGGGGCTCATAGAAGTTGAGGATGGGTGGGATATCCTCTCATCCGAGCATGAAGTCATGGTTAACAACTGCCTCATATTCCGGCAGACGGTACCGGTTCCCTTGGCGGAACCTTGGGCAAATCTTTGATTTTGGCCGGTCGCCGGCCTATAAGGCCGCGCTTTCACCAAAAATCCCCTCGGGACGAATCCAAGAGACCCTCGCATGGCCGGCCATTCCCAATTCAAGAACATCATGCACCGCAAGGGCAAGCAGGACGCCCAGAAGTCGAAGGTGTTCGGCAAGCTGGCGCGGGAAATCACCGTGGCCGCCAAACTGGGCACCCCGGACCCGGCCATGAATCCGCGGCTGCGCGCGGCCATTATCGCGGCGCGCCAGGAAAACATGCCGAAGGACAATATCGAGCGCGCGGTGAAGAAGGCGACCGGCGGCGACAGCGAGAGCTACGACGAAATCCGCTACGAGGGTTATGGGCCCGGCGGCGTCGCCGTGATCGTCGAGGCGCTGACCGACAACCGCAACCGCTCAGCTTCCGATATCCGCACCTACTTCACCAAATCCGGCGGCAATCTCGGCGAAACCGGCTCGGTCGCCTTCATGTTCGATCGCACCGGCATCATCGAATATGACGCCAAGGTCGCGTCCGACGACGCGATGCTGGACGCCGCGATCGAGGCCGGCGCCGACGACGTGATCTCCAGCGAGAGCGGCCATGAGATCTATGCCTCGCAGGAGACCTTCCGCGAGGTGGCCAAGGCGCTGGAAGCGAAGTTCGGCGAAGCCCGCAAGGCGGCGCTGACCTGGAAGCCGCAGAACACCATCGCGGTCGAGGACGAGGTCGGCGAGAAGCTCATGAAGCTGATGGACCTGTTGAACGAGCACGACGACGTCCAGAACGTCTACGCCAACTTCGAGATTTCGGACGCGCTGGTCGCCAAGATGGGTGGTTAATTTGTCGTCCCCGCGAACGCGGGGAGGTGGATTCACACTCGAAGTGCAACACTTGGGCAAAGGTCTCAGCCGGGGTCCTGAAGTCAAGGCATTTGCGCGGGGTGTTGTTGTAGGCGGCAACGAGACTGCGAAATCGGCTGTTTGAGAGTGTTGCGAGGTCGGTTTTGCGGGGCATGAAGCGGCGCATCCTGCCGATGGCGTTCTCGATGCCGCCCTTTTGCCAGGGGGCGTAGGGATCGCAGAAGAAGGTCTCGATCGCCAGGCTGCGCAACGCGAGGTGACGAGCGAACTCGGTGCCGTTGTCGAAGGTCACGGTCTGACGAAGCGGTTGCGGCATGGAGCCGAACAGGTTGACGAGATGGCGGGCGACGCCGTGAGCCGCCTTGTTGGCCAGCCGGATCGCCAGCAAGAGGCGGGACTTGCGCTCATGCACGGTCAGGATGGCCTGCCCGTATTTTGAGAACATCATCAGGTCGGCTTCCCAGTGACCGCAGGTCTGGCGAGTGGAGACCTCGATCGGCCGTTTTGCCACCGGAACACGGCCTTCAATGAAGTTTGGCGAGCCTCCGCCCTTCCTGCCCCGGCAGCCGCGCTTGCTTTTGCCACGGGGCAGATAGTGCCGCCAACGGTAGTCTCTGGTGCGGGCAAGCTGGGCGTAGATGAAGCGATAGATGCTCTCATAGGAGATCACCTTGCGCCGCTGCTCGTGCTTGAGCCGGCCGGCGATCTGCTCGGGCGACCATCCGCTCGCGAGCCGCTCAAGGACGGCGGCTCGCAAGCTCTCATCGCGTTCCAGGCGCGAGCCCTTCCAGCGCCGCGCTTTGGTCTGCTGCTGGGCGTAGCCGGGTTTGTACCCCACCTGGGCGCCGCGATTGCGCTTCAGTTCCCGAGAAATCGTTGATGGCGAGCGATCCAGAGCTGCCGCGATTTGCCGGACCGAGCTGCCATTGGCAGAAAGCCGGGCAATCTCGCATCGATCTTCCAGCGAAAGCTGTCCGTAACTCCGCCCCATGGCAACACCTCCAATCGGAAGTGTTGCACTTCGTTTGTGAACTCAGGGGACCCATACCGCGTGATCTTTCGATTGTAGCGCGGTGGCAGAGACCTTTCGTCCAATAACCGCCGGCGGCT harbors:
- a CDS encoding methyl-accepting chemotaxis protein translates to MPAAQSAEPNPAAATPSASDRLVDQLANRIGGLGVELADVAGNLQEVASRVSGQSDRFGQLQKTAETMVSANHGIAGASQAVQAATTAAVGEITQSRSVVETAVQHIAELIEAVGRIEHRLGSVGSALSEVAKVSGSIEAIARQTNLLALNATIEAARAGAAGRGFAVVASEVKNLAEATRQATQLIGDTVRGLDGQVSNLIGESGDASARAKNAGEGAARIQSIIARVQDGFTAVGREIDGVTKAATSNLAHCDRVIDELGHLAKSVDLSSTDLRRADDRVAKLLENSEGLIALIADSGVETSDAPLIRVVIETARQISAAFDDAVQRGEITVDQLMDEKYREIPGTDPKQYLTDYTALTDRILPAIQDPVQKHDPRIVFCVAWARGGYLPTHNPNYRHPQGADPVWNNANCRNRRLFSDRAVKKVAASTRSFLLQTYRRDMGGGNFVLMKDLSSPIRVRGRHWGAFRMGFRQS
- a CDS encoding methyl-accepting chemotaxis protein, translated to MAFGLFGKRVPKAAAPAAEPNDSAVVPVAAAVAETAAAERDSAREILELLELELGGMIRQLERAANSVAGGAEATAATLSTIRQRTDALTGHTSAAQNTATTFSQVADKFTQSAEGIGSQVRDAGKLADQASAAAREASANVERLRESSAAIGNVVNLIAQIARQTTLLALNSTIEAARAGEAGRGFAVVATEVKALAVQTQNATEEITKKIEALQRDATGSADAVQRISQAIEAIRPVFETVNGAVAEQSQTTGEMSDNAASTSRFIVSVGDSASEIGNVTKEAEAHGESVAKAGQAVTMFAQKLKSRCAVLLRQNEGTDRRKHEKLPCSLQIEITTSRGNVTAPVYEISNEGILISGPDAERLTRHETVAATLQNVGACRIRIGERTKAGVLAQFERPDVALKEAIEDALWAIHDENTEFVTRAMEAGVALTRIFENGVASGAISIEDMFDTDYVEIPGTNPVQHRTKILDWADRALPAFQEACLAKDPRMAFCATIDRNGYLPVHNKIYSHPQRPGDVTWNTANSRNRRIFNDAAGLAAGRNQRAYLVQSYARDMGNGKTVMMREIDVPIRVKGRHWGAFRTAYRL
- a CDS encoding YebC/PmpR family DNA-binding transcriptional regulator produces the protein MAGHSQFKNIMHRKGKQDAQKSKVFGKLAREITVAAKLGTPDPAMNPRLRAAIIAARQENMPKDNIERAVKKATGGDSESYDEIRYEGYGPGGVAVIVEALTDNRNRSASDIRTYFTKSGGNLGETGSVAFMFDRTGIIEYDAKVASDDAMLDAAIEAGADDVISSESGHEIYASQETFREVAKALEAKFGEARKAALTWKPQNTIAVEDEVGEKLMKLMDLLNEHDDVQNVYANFEISDALVAKMGG